A window of Cryptomeria japonica chromosome 3, Sugi_1.0, whole genome shotgun sequence contains these coding sequences:
- the LOC131054342 gene encoding protein indeterminate-domain 14 — translation MTDLLPPSTADSSSSESLDLQGIPGFRFLPHLQPSSDININNNRKRRPAGTPDPDAEVVALSPKTLMESDKFVCEICNQGFQRDQNLQMHRRSHKVPWKLLKKSTSEARKRVYVCPHPTCLHNDPCHALGDLVGIKKHFLRKHSIEKQWKCEKCSKGYAVQSDYKAHLKTCGTRGHLCDCGRVFSRVESFISHQDHCEAAKKRASFGCIDPPSLLALKARTRICNETLNSSGFSSIGKHFYSNKLDEHQDMVNMANMEKRELQFVSPGFQSYESEATVTRVRNGHIGGIIKDYIRIPRTEPRSKQKQDIALETTYGNITSPTVEEEDMPQNGAWLQLSIGPCMAIKRSHN, via the exons ATGACGGATTTATTGCCTCCAAGTACTGCTGATTCTAGTAGCTCCGAGTCTCTTGATCTTCAAGGCATTCCAGGGTTTAGATTTCTGCCTCATCTTCAGCCTTCCTCCGatatcaacatcaacaacaatagAAAACGTCGTCCTGCAGGAACACCTG ATCCGGATGCAGAGGTGGTGGCATTGTCCCCCAAAACTTTAATGGAATCAGACAAATTTGTTTGTGAGATATGCAACCAGGGCTTCCAGAGAGATCAAAATCTGCAGATGCACAGACGCAGCCACAAGGTTCCATGGAAACTTCTGAAAAAGAGTACTTCTGAAGCTCGCAAGCGTGTGTACGTGTGCCCTCACCCAACATGCCTACACAACGATCCTTGTCATGCTCTTGGAGATCTGGTTGGTATCAAGAAACACTTTCTGAGAAAACACAGCATTGAGAAGCAATGGAAGTGTGAAAAGTGCTCCAAGGGATATGCGGTTCAGTCTGACTATAAAGCTCACCTCAAGACTTGTGGAACCAGAGGGCATCTATGTGATTGTGGTAGAGTTTTCTCAAG AGTGGAGAGCTTCATTTCACATCAAGATCATTGTGAGGCAGCCAAAAAGAGAGCAAGTTTTGGATGTATCGATCCTCCAAGCCTTCTTGCCTTAAAAGCAAGAACAAGAATTTGCAATGAAACTCTGAACTCATCTGGTTTTTCATCTATAGGTAAACATTTTTATTCTAATAAATTGGATGAGCATCAAGATATGGTTAATATGGCTAATATGGAGAAGAGAGAACTTCAATTTGTTTCTCCTGGATTCCAATCCTACGAGTCAGAAGCAACAGTGACAAGGGTTAGGAATGGACACATTGGTGGAATAATAAAAGATTATATAAGAATACCTAGAACTGAGCCGAGGTCGAAGCAGAAACAAGATATAGCCTTGGAAACCACATATGGTAATATTACCTCCCCAACTGTTGAAGAAGAAGACATGCCCCAAAATGGTGCTTGGTTGCAGCTCTCCATTGGGCCCTGCATGGCTATTAAAAGAAGCCACAATTAA